In Candidatus Sodalis pierantonius str. SOPE, one DNA window encodes the following:
- the trpL gene encoding trp operon leader peptide produces MLKMMTSITVLLRWWRTSL; encoded by the coding sequence ATGCTAAAAATGATGACATCTATAACCGTACTGCTTCGCTGGTGGCGCACTTCCCTTTAG